tgtcaTTAATACTAAAGCATTTGTATAGTCCTTAGTAAGCTGTACAAAAGGTTTTTGGTTTTGCACATACATCGTATATATGGGTGATCGTAACTTTTTAGCAGCAAACGACCAGCCAGCAGCACAAAGCCTATTTAGTCCTGTATATTAAATTTGTTTGTATACATCAGTTTCATCATCAGGTTACTGTAACATGCTAAGGTTTAAGCATTGCACTTAAGATTGAAATATTGCTTTTAGTTGATCACACCCTGCCATACAGAAAATGTATTACTTCAGTAGCTTGAAGGTATTAGCAGACTAATGGGCTTTACCGGGTTTATGTCTGACGTAGCTTTGATTAGGACTATGTTGTCATTGACAACTCAGCTGTATCAGCATTACAGTCTTTACTTGTTTGCCCGGGGGAGATGTCGCTTCCTCATTAGTTGGTTCCTTAATATTTAAGGTACTGGGGCACCTTCTGTACATAAATAGTATAATAGTATTTTCTGGTAAGTTCTTCGTAATTTAACAAATGCATTAgtatttacaatatttaaagCAAAAGTAGTAGTTTGACATAAGAGCAACTACACTTAACAGGCTATTCAGTTTTTAATCAGTTAGCAGTGAAATGATAAATTAACATTCTGTCCTTAAAAAACGATCctaaatttaattttaattcttTTACTTGATGGGGTGCAAAAAGGTAAACAGAATGACAGGATTAACTATTATCTCATATGCACAGAAATAAGAGGATGCTCTCTGTGCATGTCACACGGTAATCTCAGCATAATCTGATAAGTAAACATCAGCCTGGTTCACTGTAAGTGTTTGTGACAAAACTGTGTTCCACTGCACGCTTGTGTATGTTACACAGATAATACTTTAAtgtggagagaaaaacaaaagctcTGCTGTTGGTGTAAAAAGGTTTGAGTATTACAGGGTCCCTGTAAATACAGAAAATTGTATACATGGAGACATAAGAAAAGACCAAATCTGCTAGCCACAATAAAGGTTAGAATATTCGCAGCATTTATCAAAAGTTAGTCAGATTAAGAGTTGGGAGTAGAGTGGAAATGAGCATCACCTACACTGCTTTACAAATGGACCTGGTAAATGTGTGCCCTCTGCTTTGCAGGCTGAAAGTAAGATGTCTGCATCAatgcaggaagaagaggaactGCCTGCAAATCACACAGGTCTGTGACATATTACAGGCAGAAGCAAAAACTATTAGAGCTTAGTAGAAGTACAGTTACAGCTAAAACTGGTCAATATTGTAACTGTTAGAATAGACTGGGGTACATTTGAACTCTAACTTTATTATTGTTTGTAATATTATATGTCCCCATTCACTCCTTTTTGTGTCTCCAGGTCCGAAAGGTGTAATTAATGACTGGCGAAAGTTCAAGTTGGACAGTATGGATCAAACTGTCCCTCAAAACAAGAAAGAGCTGCTCAGGCAAATGTCTTGTCCTCGAGAGGATGACAAGGAGAGAGTCAACAGAAAGGTGAATGGAAATGACACACAGTAAAATAACgtatatataatataagtaACATATTTTTCCTCAATCCTAGATGAGTGTTCAGGAGTATGAACTGATCCAGGAGGAGGATGAACGTTGCCTGAAACGCTACAGAAAACAGTGCATGCAGGAAATGCATGAGCGCCTGAGCTTTGGTCCCAAATTCGAGTTCGTCCACGAGCTTGACAGTGGAGAAGCCTTCCTTGAAGTGATAGAGAAGGAACACCGGTTGACCGTGGTGGTAGTGCACATCTACCAGCATGGTGTCAAGGGTTCGTTTTTTTTCCCTTACTTTATTAACCCAGACTATATATTAGATTTAATCCCTTGGCTGGAATCACAATAGTATCTGTTCTCTGCTCTTTGTCAGGCTGTGAGGAGTTGAACTCATGTCTGGATTGTCTGGCTTTGGAGTACACCAGCGTTAAATTTTGTCGTATTGATGCTGTGGCAACAGGTGCTTCTGAGCGCTTCTCTCCTGAGGTTAGTCCCAGAGGCTAAACCACTTCTAATATCCTAAGCAGGTAACCCAAGTAGCATGTAGTTATCTAAGGTTACAAAATTGGCCACAGATTGTTTCTCGTCACTCTCTTTTTCCAGGTTCTTCCTGCCCTGCTGGTATACAAAGCTGGTGAGTTATTGGGTAATTTCCTGGCTATTACCAAACACTTCAACGAGGAATTCTTTGCAACGGATGTGGAAGCATTCCTCAATGAATATAGCCTCTTACCTGAGAAGGAGTTCGCAGCATGtgctgatgaggaggatgaaggaggggaTGTGGAGTAGAAGGAGAAAGAGTAGCAGGAGTGGACAGTGTTTCTACCTGGACATGcatatgagtaaaaaaaaagcatttacatttttatgtactgatacatacacacagtagTTAACATCCACCAGAAAACATGGATACTGATTATATTTAGAAGCATTTAGGGGTAAACATTGTAAGGAAGCCTGTACTGAACGACTGCTTGACACTCATAAAATCATTGtccaataaaatatatcttTATCAAAGTACAGTCTCTGCCTGTGTTCTATTGTACATGCTGTTGATGTGTTTATTGCAACACCATGAAATGTATGTGGAGTATTATCATGGGCAGTCGCGACATGGTAGGCAAACTAGGCAATCgcctagggccccgagcatAAGGGGGGGCCCCAAGACGGATGGACGGTCAGTTGGCCCCATCATTTAACTACAACTATTTTGTATGGAGCCCTTTAAGAAAAGAGGCCAAAAGGAAGAAGCAGAGGACAGCCGACAACCGAGTGGTAAGAGTTTCTAACATCGCTCGGCCTCACCTTATTCCACCACAGTTTGTCCACGTCGTTTCACATCGTATCACAGCACTTTTAGAGGCGCAGCACTTCGCGTACACTCCTTTCAGACCGCAGCTCGAATGTTTATCTAGTTCTAAGTCACTCTGCATAAAAGCGTCTGCTAGAtgagtaaacataaatataacgAATGTAGCtcgttagctcatgcagcaacagttcatagctgctatgctaatgatactttagctACTTTTAAGCTAAGTGGTGCTGTTACAACTCACTGTTAGAGTTGATGATGTCTAATAAAATAAACTTGTTAGTTACCCTCAACTAATAGTCAACTGTTGCCATATAGTTGTTATTCTATAGTATAACCTTTGTTTTTCATCCGTCTGTCTCCTCCCAAAGATGCCACAATCTCTAGATATGAAGGTATGTGCATTATGTCTAATTTGGATAATTTACATTGTTAAATAttaggctgatcattatggtcttattcAACATAGGTCATGGGGAGTTGTGTGAGGAAACTCATGAGGACCGCCCAGCCCGCAGTCAAACGCCTGAGAGACTTCGCTTCTTCCTCTACTGCTCCAGCACCTGATTCGGTAACAAAGGAAGGTCCTCCAAGTTGTCCAGCTCTCACTGATGGTCCTGCACTGTAGCCAAACTTCATTGTTGACAATACTGGTTGTCAAATCTTTGTTTTCtacagagagtacatatttctataatatattttgattgtgttgtacaaaGGTTTTCTATTTCCATAAGTTTATCTGTGTTTGCACATtacttatttaaataaaatggttgCTCACACCTCCCGAGTAcgctgctcaaaaaataaagggaactcAATGTAACTCCaggtcagtcactcttctgtgaaatcagcctgtccagttaggatcaacactgactgtgaatcagtttcagctgctgttgtgcatatggaacagacaacaggtggaaatgaggctgttatcaagacagccctataaaggagaggttctgcaggagataccaggagacaggccagtacaccaggagacgtggagggggccgtaggagggcaacaacccagcagcaggaccgctacctcctcctttgtgcaaggaggagcaggagcagcactgcaacatgacctgcagcaggacactatatgcatgtttctgctacaatccagcacatctgggacatcatgtctcgttccatccaccaacaccacgttgcaccacagactgtccaggagtggactgatgctttaatccaggtctgggatgagatccctcaggacaacatctgctgcctgatcaggaacatgcccaggcattgtagTGAGGTCATACAGACACGtcgaggccacacacacactactgagcctcgttctgacttgtcttgaggaacttccactcatgttggatcagcctgtaatgtgattttccacttttattttgagcatggttccaaatccagatcTCCATGGGTTAGTAATTCTGATTTATattgttcattttttattttgttctcaatgtattccactatgtaatgaattgAGTAAAGATTTTCAACtagaatatttcattcattgagagctaggatgtgttatttttagCGTCCCCTTTATTTTTGAGCAGCGCATAAGAGTTACAAATGTCACTTTTCATCCTATAAAATGCCTGATGCCCACTAAATACTGCATTAGTGCAGTGTTTTATAAAAAGTCTTGAATATGATCATGGAAAGCAGTAGTATCCAAAGGGTGGCTGTTGTTCCCGAGTTTAGTCTTTCAGACATCTATCAGCCCGCCTATAGAATTCAAATGGTGTTCACTTTTATAggaagaggattagggccactgaaaaagtaaaaaaagggtcatgacagaaaaaaatgtattccgactttttttctcagaagttttgactttaatctcagtattctgactttaatcttagaaatctgactttttttttctcagaattcccatcaccatgacaacccgACCTAACAAATAGACGAACAACTCAATAATACACGATCAcaatatatacactcaacaaaaatataaacgcaacacttttgtttttgctcccatgtttcatgagatggacttgaagatctaaacttcattccagatacacaatattaccattcctctcaaacattgttcacaaatctgtctaaatgtgtgatagtgagcacttctgctttgctgagataatccatcccacctcacaggtggcatactcaccggacatgtcacccattgaacatgtttgggatgtgcttgaccggcgtatacgacagcgtgcaccagttcccactaatatccagcaacttcgcacagccattgaagaggagtggaccaacattccacaggccacaatagacaatctgataaactctatgcgaagaagatgtgttgcactgcatgaggcaaatggtggtcacaccagatactgactggttctgagtccccagaccgccaataaagcagaaacaaaatgcacatttcagggtggccttttattgtgggcagtttgaggtacacctgtgcactaatcatgatgtcagatcagcatcttgatgtggcacacctgtgaggtgggatggattatctcagcaaagcagaagtgctcactatcacacatttagacagatttgtgaacaatgtttgagaggaatggtaatattgtgtatgtggaatgaagtttagatcttcaagtccatctcatgaaacatgggagcaaaaacaaaagtgttgcgtttatatttttgttgagtgtagctGCTTCACCTGGAACCCCACAAGCTTTCTGTTAAATTGGACATTGTGGCCATCCTTCTTCTCTCACCAAGTTTACAGGTGCCAGtagttctgactttaatctcaaaattatgagggaaaaaagtcagaattctgagaaaaaattTTCTGTCATGAAAATTTTGTATTTTCtcagtggccctaatcctcttccGTATGTTTAGGTGTCATGGCAAGCTTTAGTTATGATATTGATTATACCATCTGAACTCTTTTTGACTGAGACAGTATCGTTACACAGGACACAAGTTATCCTGCCTGAAAGTCCTCGCTGAGGGGAAACTCTACACACGGCGTCCATGTTTTATGTCTGTCCTCTCGCTGTGTTGACAGGGGTGCTATCAGTTAGCACACGGATTTACTCCGGCCGTGATTTCGGGGTTCATCAAATGTGATCAAGCTACCAAGCGGATTTAAAATCAAACTCTAAATTTGAGGAAGATGCAAGAGGACGGCCGCTACCTCCAACGGTGAGAGAGATGACTGTAATGTTAACCGAGTTCCACATTTTGCcgtttttttgacattttcgTTAGCTTGCTAACAGCTCTGCATTTATTCTGCTACTTTACCGAGCGCCTGAACAGAAGCTACGGGGCAGGTAGAACATGTTTGCTAGTGAGCTAGCCCTGAAATATGCAGTTACATGTAGAGGAGCTCACACAAATACTAATCCAGGTTTAGGCAATTTTACGTGGTGCTGCTCGtcagaaatcaaagataaaagaatTTAAGATGATTTAGGAGATTTCGTTGACTGCTGTGATGTATTAATGTATTCGGCACATATGTAATGCACTAATGatgcacaacaaacaaacatcatatATTATCCAGCCGGtgcttttgcacacacaccGCCCCGTTGCTAGcttagctaactagctaactcAAAGTATGGTACTTATAATTATAAACAGGAATAAACTTGAATTTAAACGACACCGAATCCACCAAAACCGTTTGAAGTGGCACTGGAGAGTAACGTAGTGTTTCCTTTAAATGATATTTTCTCCGGAGAACACTGTCTTTTAAGTAACATATTGTTAATTGGACTTTCGTATTGGGTTTCGTAATTAAAGGGGCTGGAAATACTGGGTTACAGCTGATCTTGCTTGTAGGCTACTGTTGTTGACAGACAGCTAAACAGCAGTTGCAttgaatgtgtttattatttgatAGTCTACACTGTGAGTGGAGCTAATTGTGTATATCCAACCCCGCATGGACTCATGTATGAGGCATTGCTCCATCAGCCATCTCAGTCAGCACTGGGCGTGTCTTCCTTTGGACGtataagtgttattattatggTGGATGGGTAAATGTGTAGTAATGTTATCGTTGGGGACATTGAAAATGAGTGTAATTGCATTCCAAGCTTATTCAAAGTCATTGATTTTTGTGTGCTCACATTTTTGcccaaaggaaagtgactgcAGTAAGTTTGGATGTCCATCCCACAGAAAGGGCCCTTGTGGTCCACTATGAGATAGAGGCATCTGTACTAGTAGACAGTGAATGTCGCATGCTTGGTGAACGTAAGGAGGGACAGAAAATGTGAGTGAACCGTTTGATTTTCTTCCCACACATGTCATTTTCCCCCCTTAGATTCTGCCTGTTGTTACACGTTTTCTTTCATCTGTTCTTGAATGATAATGAAGTGCTGTCTAGATTGGATTACTTGTATTCTTTcccatttttctctctctttagtATCCGTGTGAAAAGTCTCTCCCCTAGTACAGATTTAGGAGCTTTGGCCAAGAAAGTGGTGGAGGAGAGCAAACTCATCCCTGCTTCCCGTTTGCCTCAGGTGGAGCAGCTCCTCTACTACCTACAGAACAGGAAGTCTTCTCCTGTAGAGGGCAAAGGTGAGCCACAAAGATGATGTATTGTCCTTCTGTGACTCACAAAACCATGTACAGGTGTGGATGGCAGATCAGTGTTCATACATGAACTGTTTTGACTCTGCTTGTACAGATACACTACATTGTTGAAACCACTGCATCAAATATAACTGAGTTAATGTACTCGGAGATTAAggtttgaatggaaatgtgtctgtttatttgCCACCAgtggaaaagaaagagaaaagaattGTGAAGCCGAGAGAGCTGACACCATTTGAAGGAATGGAGGTAGCAACTCATCCTATTTACTTTTATCTGAATATTGTTTTACACATGTGCACCACTTGATCTTTATAAACTTTAACCAGGACTAGTTATTTATAGTCTAACTGACCTTCAGGTAATAGAATTAATCTGAAGAGCTTTAAGTACCATACTACTTAATCCCACTGGAATAGCGTGTTAAGTCTCTGattctatgttttttttgtgtgtgtagataaATGAGGAAGCCTTTATAACCAAAGTGGATGAGTATGTTGAGCTGCTCTATGAAGGCATCCCAGAGAAAATCAGAGGCTCTTCTCTCATTCTGCAGCTCGCTCGCAACCCTGATAACCTGGAGGAGCTGCTACAGAACGGTGTGCTTTCATTCCACCCCATAATACTAACGGAAGTCAGAAAGTAGCTCATGCTTCGGCAAAAGCCTCAAATCTGCACTGTTGATTCTATTTATTTGGATTTTCATCCTGCTGGGAAAATCATTTATGTTGTTGTCACGCATTATTAATTTATGTCCCCTGAGACACTTATTTGTCGTTTGCAGTGCTTCACAATTTGCTGTGATTGTAGCTGTGTCAGCTCACATGAAaagtccctgtgtgtctgtgcagaggtAGTTCTAGCTGCTCTGGCCAGGGTGCTGAGGGAGGACTGGAAACACAGTGTAGAACTGGCTACCATCATCATTTAcatcttcttctgcttctccagGTAACATACATGAACACATTCCTTTCACATTTCTCACCGTTGTGCTTCATCCTAATGAATATTGGCTTTCTCTTTTCAGTTTCTCCCAGTTTCACATAGTGGTGAGCCATTATAAAATCGGTGCATTGTGCATGAGTGTTGTGGAATATGAGCTGAAGAGATATGATGTGTGGCGTGAAGAGCTACGCAAGAAGAGCAAGGAATATATCCTTTATTACAGCTGAGCCGTTTGCCTACCATGCTCCGGTTtggtttagcttagcttaacaaGTTGTGTCCCGTTTGAGTGGCTACATTCTAAGCAGCTCTGTGCTACATAGATCACAGGTGCAGCTGTTGAGTGGGGCAATCTATCGTAtaaaagacttcctgtttatcatgaTGGGCTGCAACGTTCAAAAGTTTACTCTTCGGCCAGCGAAGTTGACGTTGTGAAGGCTGCTCTATTCTATAGTAAAAAGAAGTTGCAGGgcacagtgcattctgggatatGTTGGTCCATGAGGGATCGACCTGAGGCACCTTTCAAAAAGAACGACCCATTTGTAATGAGACAAAGATGAGTCATGGGGACTACAAAGGCGTCTTTCAAAGGATGCAGCCCCTCACTTAACTGCGATACAGATACAGAATGGTGCGTGCATGAAATGTGCAGTATGTGTTCCTTAATGGTCTTTTGTGCACGTGAGTCAGCCCCAGAAAATGGGTCTCTAAGAAGAGACCAGGACAAAGCCCTGAGGAAATACCAGGGTCTTCTGGCtaagcaggagcagctgctcaGAGGTAGGTCACTTTTTGTTGTGATGGGAATGCAGGGTGTATGTCCCCCTTTAGAATGAAAGAATTATTTGAGTAATGCGTAACCTGAAACAGGTTGTTTATGTCTTACCCATGtttcttctgtctctcagtATCTATTTACCTCCTGCTAAACCTCGCTGAGGACACAAGAACTGAGCTGAAGATGAGGAATAAAAACATCGTTGGCCTGCTTGTCAAAGTTCTTGAACGGGACGACGAGGAGCTGCTGGTCTTGGTGGTTTCATTCCTTAAAAAACTGTCCATCTTCCTTGAGAACAAGAATGACATGGTCAGTGGAAGAGACGTGAATTCATCCTGCTGGACCACAATATTTTTTGTGTATTACATTTTGACAGGCATCTGTTTTGTGTTGGCCTCAGTATTTGTATTGTCCCTTCCCTATGGTTGTCATTGATTTCACGTGGCTTGTGTCTGACAGGCTGAGGTGGACACCGTGGAGCGATTGGCTCGTCTGATTCCCTGCGAACATGAAGACTTGTTAAACCTGACGCTGCGCCTGCTGCTCAACCTCTCCTTTGACTCAGGACTCAGGGGCAAGATGGTGGAAGTCGGGCTCCTACCTAAGCTGACTGCGTTGTTGGGTAACAAATAGACACAGACATAGAGGCAGACACTGCTCCATTCACAGTAGAGGTGCTTTTAACAAATAGCGCTATTTTAGGGAGGATGGATAGTTTATAACACTGGTGTCAAAACAGTTTGTCGTTTTTCCACCAACCAACAGGTCAAATATTTTACAAGTCCTGCAaaatgtctcacacacacatgttttgaACAGATATTCTTGACTTCTCTGATGCTGTAACCTCACCTACCACTAGGAAGTGaatagctaacatgctaaataCACTGACATATTTTCATTGTGATCACTTTGATGTGTTGACGTTAGCACTTAGCTTAAAACGGTCTCTCAATGTAGCACAGTGCTGTTTTATCAGCGAGGTAATGTTGCATAATAAGCCAGTAATCAATGTGTACGTAAATATCTTGGCTGACAGGAAGGTTTGTTGATATGCAGGTGACGAGAACAATGGCCAGATAGTCATGCGCATCCTCTACCACATCAGCATCGACGACCGCTTCAAAGGCATGTTTTCTTACACCGATTGCATACCGCAGGTATAAAAACATTCACTTCGTTCATTTATGTTTAAACATGTCAGAGCCTGAGGTAAAataatgtgtgcgtgtgtgtgtagctgatgCACTTGCTGTATAAGCACAGTGAGGAGGAAATGGAGGGTGAACTCATCTCCATCTGCATCAACCTAGCTGCAAACAAGAGGAATGCACAACTAATGTGTGAAGGTAATACACAAGCAGGCCTTCCATTTTGGATCTgcagtgttgtgtctgtgtgatgtgtgttgaCTGGGAAAACACTTCCATCTGTAGGAAATGGACTGAAGATGCTCATGAAGAAAGCTCTGAAAATGAAAGACTGCCTTCTTATGAAGATGATCAGAAACATCTCTCAGCATGATGGACCTACCAAACCACTCTTTTTAGTAAGTTACATGTAGTCAGTGGAAAAAACGACTGCATCTAAAAACCTAACTCGTTAGTGGAAAATGTCTGTGTAGGTTTTTCATGTCTCAGTATGTGACTCTTCTCTGTCAGGACTATGTTGGTGACCTGGCTGCAGAGATTCGTGCCAATGGAAAGGAGGAGTGGGTGCTGGAGTGTCTGGGCACGCTGGCCAACCTCACCATCCCTGACCTGGATTGGGAGTTGGTGCTGAAGGAGTACAACCTGGTGCCTTACCTCAAAGACAGACTCAAACCAGGTATTGATTAGATTTGGAACTAATCTGTCACTCTGCTACCTTCAACATTTAACAACATTCTCACCACTGTCTTCTATCTCCTGCGTGTGTTTCAGGCTCAGCACAGGATGACCTCATCCTGGAGGTAGTGATAATGATCGGAACAGTTTCCATGGATGATGCCTGTGCGGCCATGTTGGCCAAGTCGGGCATTATCCCCGCCCTTATTGAGCTACTAAATGGTAACACACGTTATATATTTCAGTGTCATAGTCACACACTCTTTGAATTATTGTTTAGAAATCCGGTTGACTCTCTTGTTTCTGTTCGTAGCCCAGCAGGAGGACGatgagtttgtgtgtcagaTTGTGTACGTCTTCTATCAGATGGTGTTCCACCAGGCTACACGAGACGTCATCATAAAAGACACCCGTATCCTTCCCACATTTCAACCTGCCTGCTTCACATTAACACATGTATTATGTCTTAAAAGCTGCAGAcaaactgtttttctttaacCTTGCTTAGAGGCTCCAGCATACCTAATAGATCTGATGCACGACAAGAATGCAGAGATTAGAAAAGTGTGTGACAACACCCTTGATATAATTGCTGTAAGTGAAGCACAGTGTTGCTGAtcaatgtcatgtttttttctttaaggaACAGTAACATATATTCACATCTTAAATGTCTTTGTGTCCTTCAGGAGTATGATGAGGAGTGGGGGAGGAAGATTCAATCAGAGAAGTTCCGCTACCATAACAACCAGTGGTTAGAGATGGTCGAGAGTCGTCAAGCTGATGAGGCTGAACCTTATCTCTATGATAACGACAATGACCGGACTGATCTATTCTACAGCGCAGGTACAAATAAAACTCCAGACCCAGCAGGCAGAATAACATATGCAGCAAATGGCAACGAGCCAGTGAGGTTTATTCTTGTTTGTGTATGACTTTAGATGGAATAACTCCTGCAGACAGCTCAGTCAGCCCAGATTTCTTTAGTGACTTGCAACCACAGAATGGAGACTCGCACCTTATAGGGTGAGTAAACATACACAGGAAAACGTTTTGACATTGCTATGTTTGTTAAATCACTTTCAGTTCCCacacaataaacaacacaacTCACAGTCTGGCTCTATTTACCAGAGATCCTGACCTCTTTGACCAGACCAGCTCATCGCCTGGACGACCAGCTACTGCTTATGGCTTCAGACCTGATGAACAACCCTTCTACCAGTagcgcacacacacctgttttgCTCGCTTCAACACATCCTGTTATCTTAGGCTacattcagactgcaggtcttaatgctcaattcggatttttggtgaaatccgattttttttggtgtgtaCAAAaaactgctaccactctcctgtgtgaacggactgccgccctgaagtgacccgcatgcgcagaagaggacacaacgtcacacaatgtgtgcttgtgtggctttgtttatgttaatgtccgatcgtagccaacatTATTACAaccatataataataataataagaacgctgagaaggaggagagcagtagctgcagcgtctgtacagagatgtgtgtgggtgtggagtgGAGGGATAGTGACGTGAttgcttttagcgacactgacttcattcataacattcataatttcagaatgacgagaacctcCTCTGTCGCCGGattgtgacgtctgtcgcctttcactgacgcaaaagtcggatatatgccacattcagactgaggtcgcattgcaaaaaaacggatacatatctgatttaggaccacatatgaaagtggcctgggtcagatgaaaaaaaaaattggaattgagctgttcagactgtcatgacaatatcagatacaggtcacattcgtgCAAAAAAATCcgatttgggtcactttagcctgcagtctgaacgtaacCTTAGATTCCCCATGCTGCATGTTGAATTCAGTCATCATGGCTGAGTTGTAAGCAACAACAGTGGTCATCGGCATCTCTCATTTAGCCATCTCATCTATTCACATTATTTCAGATGGATGAGATGTCTTTCCTGCCAGTCTTCTTACAGTCAGCAAATCATGTAAATAATATGAACAGACTGTTAATAAGTTCTGCATGTTTCTCACATATGAAAATAATACGTTTTTGTCACCACTGTTAAAAATACTCCACCCCATTTACAAGGGTTTCATATCCATCATTTTGGCA
This sequence is a window from Parambassis ranga chromosome 17, fParRan2.1, whole genome shotgun sequence. Protein-coding genes within it:
- the pdca gene encoding phosducin a, with the translated sequence MSASMQEEEELPANHTGPKGVINDWRKFKLDSMDQTVPQNKKELLRQMSCPREDDKERVNRKMSVQEYELIQEEDERCLKRYRKQCMQEMHERLSFGPKFEFVHELDSGEAFLEVIEKEHRLTVVVVHIYQHGVKGCEELNSCLDCLALEYTSVKFCRIDAVATGASERFSPEVLPALLVYKAGELLGNFLAITKHFNEEFFATDVEAFLNEYSLLPEKEFAACADEEDEGGDVE
- the LOC114449543 gene encoding kinesin-associated protein 3-like translates to MQEDGRYLQRKVTAVSLDVHPTERALVVHYEIEASVLVDSECRMLGERKEGQKIIRVKSLSPSTDLGALAKKVVEESKLIPASRLPQVEQLLYYLQNRKSSPVEGKVEKKEKRIVKPRELTPFEGMEINEEAFITKVDEYVELLYEGIPEKIRGSSLILQLARNPDNLEELLQNEVVLAALARVLREDWKHSVELATIIIYIFFCFSSFSQFHIVVSHYKIGALCMSVVEYELKRYDVWREELRKKSKECESAPENGSLRRDQDKALRKYQGLLAKQEQLLRVSIYLLLNLAEDTRTELKMRNKNIVGLLVKVLERDDEELLVLVVSFLKKLSIFLENKNDMAEVDTVERLARLIPCEHEDLLNLTLRLLLNLSFDSGLRGKMVEVGLLPKLTALLGDENNGQIVMRILYHISIDDRFKGMFSYTDCIPQLMHLLYKHSEEEMEGELISICINLAANKRNAQLMCEGNGLKMLMKKALKMKDCLLMKMIRNISQHDGPTKPLFLDYVGDLAAEIRANGKEEWVLECLGTLANLTIPDLDWELVLKEYNLVPYLKDRLKPGSAQDDLILEVVIMIGTVSMDDACAAMLAKSGIIPALIELLNAQQEDDEFVCQIVYVFYQMVFHQATRDVIIKDTQAPAYLIDLMHDKNAEIRKVCDNTLDIIAEYDEEWGRKIQSEKFRYHNNQWLEMVESRQADEAEPYLYDNDNDRTDLFYSADGITPADSSVSPDFFSDLQPQNGDSHLIGDPDLFDQTSSSPGRPATAYGFRPDEQPFYQ